One part of the Aurantibacillus circumpalustris genome encodes these proteins:
- a CDS encoding 3-hydroxyacyl-CoA dehydrogenase/enoyl-CoA hydratase family protein, which yields MKRLIQKVAVLGSGVMGSRIACHFANIGCEVLLLDIVPKEPNDLEKAKGLNLESKAVRNRIVNEALQFALKSNPSPIYLKEFTSRISTGNFDDDLSKISSCDWTIEVVVENLDIKKKVYDQVEKFRKPGTLITSNTSGIPINLMAEGRSEDFKNNFCGTHFFNPPRYLKLLEIIPTPHTQPEVVSFLMEYGEKFLGKTTVLAKDTPAFIANRVGVYGIMSLLHLVEKMDLTIEEVDKLTGPVLGRPKSATFRTSDVVGLDTMINVANGLKKGVPNDEANDLFALPEYLKKMAENKWFGDKTGQGFYKKTKTKEGKTEILVLDLKTLEYKAQQKVKFTTLELTKPIDNLRERVKVLVSGKDKAGEFYRATFAGLFQYVSNRIPEIADELYRIDDALKAGFGWDLGPFEYWDAIGVEAAVKIMDTSGNKPAAWIYDFLKAGNISFYKVEDGKRFFYDVVSKTYKIIPGTEEFISLDTIRATKTIWKNSGVTIIDLGDGILNCEFHTKMNTIGGEVLAGINKAIDLAEKEYKGLVISNEGANFSAGANVGMIFMMAAEQEWDELNMAVKTFQNTIMRVRYSSIPVVVAPHNLTLGGSCEISLHADMVVAHAESYIGLVEFGVGVIPGGGGTKEFAVRLSDSLHEGDVELNIFREKFLTIGQAKVSTSAYEAFNLGILRKGIDKVVISRARQLSVAKAECLLLAEKGYTKPVPRNDIRVLGNQALGLVYVGANSMYSGNYMSEHDLKISQKLGYVIAGGDLSQPTMVSEQYLLDLEREAFVSLCTERKTMERLHSIINGGKVLRN from the coding sequence ATGAAAAGATTAATTCAGAAAGTTGCAGTCTTAGGTTCTGGGGTGATGGGAAGCAGAATTGCTTGCCATTTCGCCAATATCGGATGTGAAGTACTTTTGCTGGACATTGTTCCAAAAGAACCAAACGATCTAGAAAAAGCAAAGGGTCTAAACTTGGAAAGTAAAGCGGTTCGTAACCGTATTGTAAATGAAGCCCTTCAATTTGCATTGAAGTCAAATCCATCGCCTATTTATTTAAAGGAATTTACCAGCAGAATAAGTACCGGGAATTTTGATGATGATTTATCTAAAATTTCAAGCTGCGACTGGACGATTGAAGTTGTTGTTGAAAATCTTGACATTAAAAAGAAAGTATACGACCAAGTTGAAAAGTTCAGAAAGCCAGGTACGCTGATAACTTCTAACACCTCTGGGATCCCTATTAATTTAATGGCTGAAGGTAGAAGCGAAGATTTTAAAAATAATTTTTGTGGGACCCATTTTTTTAACCCACCACGTTATTTGAAATTATTAGAAATTATTCCAACGCCTCATACTCAACCTGAGGTAGTTTCATTTTTGATGGAGTATGGTGAAAAGTTTCTTGGTAAAACTACTGTATTAGCTAAGGATACTCCTGCGTTTATAGCAAACCGTGTGGGTGTTTATGGAATTATGTCCTTATTACACTTAGTTGAAAAGATGGATTTAACTATTGAAGAGGTTGATAAGTTAACCGGTCCTGTTTTGGGTAGACCAAAGTCTGCAACCTTTCGCACAAGCGATGTTGTGGGATTAGATACTATGATTAACGTAGCCAATGGATTAAAAAAAGGTGTTCCAAATGATGAGGCAAATGATTTATTTGCATTGCCAGAGTACTTAAAAAAAATGGCCGAGAATAAATGGTTCGGCGATAAAACTGGGCAAGGTTTCTATAAAAAGACAAAAACAAAAGAAGGTAAAACAGAAATTCTTGTTTTAGATTTAAAAACATTAGAGTACAAGGCACAACAGAAAGTAAAATTTACTACGCTTGAATTAACCAAGCCGATTGATAATTTAAGAGAACGCGTAAAGGTTTTAGTAAGCGGTAAAGATAAGGCAGGAGAATTTTATCGTGCAACCTTTGCAGGCTTATTTCAATATGTATCAAATCGCATTCCTGAGATTGCTGACGAGTTGTATAGAATTGATGACGCTCTGAAAGCTGGATTTGGCTGGGATTTAGGTCCTTTTGAATATTGGGATGCAATAGGCGTAGAAGCGGCTGTGAAAATTATGGACACTTCTGGAAATAAACCAGCAGCTTGGATTTACGATTTCTTAAAAGCAGGTAATATATCTTTTTATAAGGTTGAAGACGGTAAACGTTTCTTTTATGATGTGGTTAGTAAAACTTATAAAATAATACCTGGTACAGAAGAATTTATTTCTTTAGATACTATTCGCGCAACAAAAACTATTTGGAAAAATAGCGGTGTAACTATTATCGATTTGGGTGATGGAATTCTGAATTGTGAATTTCATACAAAAATGAATACGATTGGCGGAGAAGTGTTAGCGGGCATTAATAAAGCGATTGATTTGGCGGAAAAAGAATATAAAGGATTAGTCATTAGTAATGAAGGAGCTAATTTTTCTGCTGGTGCAAATGTTGGAATGATTTTCATGATGGCTGCAGAGCAGGAATGGGATGAGTTAAACATGGCAGTAAAAACATTTCAAAATACAATCATGCGAGTGCGATATTCTTCTATACCGGTTGTTGTTGCACCACACAATTTAACCTTAGGTGGGAGTTGTGAGATCAGTCTTCATGCGGATATGGTAGTAGCACATGCGGAATCCTATATTGGATTGGTAGAGTTTGGTGTTGGTGTTATTCCTGGTGGTGGTGGTACAAAAGAATTTGCTGTTCGTTTATCTGATTCTTTGCATGAAGGAGATGTAGAATTAAATATTTTCAGGGAAAAATTCTTAACTATTGGTCAAGCAAAGGTTTCTACTTCAGCTTACGAAGCATTTAATCTAGGTATTTTAAGAAAAGGAATTGATAAGGTTGTTATTTCAAGAGCCCGTCAATTAAGTGTGGCTAAAGCAGAGTGTCTGTTGCTTGCAGAAAAGGGTTATACAAAACCTGTTCCACGTAACGATATTCGTGTACTCGGTAATCAAGCATTGGGTTTGGTTTACGTTGGCGCTAATTCTATGTACAGCGGAAATTATATGAGCGAACACGATTTAAAAATTTCACAAAAGTTAGGCTATGTGATTGCCGGTGGAGATTTATCGCAGCCAACTATGGTTAGTGAACAGTATTTGTTGGACTTAGAAAGAGAGGCTTTTGTGTCCTTGTGCACTGAGCGAAAAACAATGGAACGTCTGCATAGTATTATAAACGGGGGAAAAGTGCTCAGAAATTAA
- a CDS encoding MarR family winged helix-turn-helix transcriptional regulator yields the protein MSKKHTETVDSKLKTAWQVVSRMYNAEASLHDLTISMGHFLLNIDSHDGIYGSDLAPLLGMESTSLSRITLSLEKKKLIQRIPDKEDGRKMKIVLTTKGKAAKELAKNVVRNFNHLVEVKIGKNKVDDFFKTMDEITALAEHRNKLIKN from the coding sequence ATGAGTAAAAAACATACAGAAACAGTTGATTCTAAATTAAAGACGGCTTGGCAGGTGGTCAGCAGAATGTATAATGCAGAAGCGTCATTACATGACCTTACAATATCTATGGGACATTTTTTGCTGAACATCGATAGCCATGATGGAATTTATGGATCAGATCTAGCTCCCCTTCTTGGAATGGAAAGCACCTCGCTTTCTCGAATTACGTTGTCGTTGGAAAAGAAAAAACTAATCCAGCGAATTCCGGATAAAGAAGATGGGAGAAAAATGAAAATTGTTTTGACAACTAAAGGAAAAGCAGCGAAAGAATTAGCAAAGAATGTTGTGAGAAATTTTAATCACTTAGTAGAAGTTAAAATAGGTAAAAACAAAGTGGATGATTTTTTTAAAACGATGGATGAGATAACCGCATTGGCGGAACACAGAAATAAACTTATAAAAAATTAA
- a CDS encoding AMP-dependent synthetase/ligase, with the protein MDSIENFRLFDFLHHLKKLPAKSDTLAAKENGVWRKYSTDEYIDTVNALSYAFLDIGIQRGDKIGLISNNRPEWNFIDYACSQTGTINTPLYPTISEHDLKHVIGDADIKYFFVANEEIYERVKSCAANSSVIEIFSIPKIKGLRNIQELIAIGKKNPQVEKLEAIKKSIKNSDLATLIYTSGTTGNPKGVMLSHNNFVSNVLACKDLCPFESDWRALSFLPLNHVYERMLSYLYISRGMSVYYAESLEKIGENLKEVKPHIFVTVPRLLEKVYEKIVATGTQLEGIKRVFFFWALKLGLKYEQHGANGWWYEFQLKIVNKLVFSKWREALGGNIVAIVSGGSALQIPLARVFHAARIKILEGYGLTETSPVVAVNNYADENIMIGTVGPIVSNVQVKFSDEGEICVKGPNVMMGYYNRPDLTAEVIDSDGWFHTGDIGTLVDNKFLKITDRKKEMFKTSGGKYITPQITENKLKGSRFIEQAMVIGENEKFPAAFVVPAFAFIKTWCEKHNIPYTNSFDIIKNEQVRARVMKEVEIVNKDLSQHERIKKIELLSDEWTIEKGEMTPKLSLKRKIILNGNKDAYDKIYRSENAL; encoded by the coding sequence ATGGATTCAATAGAAAACTTTCGTCTTTTTGATTTTTTACACCATCTGAAAAAATTGCCAGCAAAGTCAGATACCTTGGCTGCAAAAGAGAATGGTGTGTGGAGGAAATACAGTACCGACGAGTATATTGATACAGTTAATGCACTGAGTTATGCATTTTTAGATATTGGTATTCAGCGAGGTGATAAAATTGGACTTATTTCTAATAATCGCCCGGAGTGGAATTTTATTGATTATGCCTGTTCCCAAACTGGTACAATTAACACACCATTGTATCCAACCATTAGTGAACATGATCTTAAACATGTTATTGGTGACGCTGATATAAAGTATTTTTTCGTAGCTAATGAAGAAATTTATGAGAGAGTGAAAAGCTGTGCTGCCAATTCAAGTGTTATAGAGATTTTTTCCATTCCAAAAATTAAAGGCTTAAGAAACATCCAAGAGCTTATTGCGATAGGTAAAAAGAATCCTCAAGTTGAAAAATTAGAGGCTATTAAGAAATCAATAAAAAATTCTGATCTCGCAACCTTAATTTACACCTCAGGCACTACAGGTAATCCTAAAGGAGTGATGTTATCACACAATAATTTTGTAAGTAATGTTTTGGCATGTAAAGATCTTTGTCCGTTCGAGAGTGATTGGCGGGCATTGAGCTTCCTGCCATTAAATCACGTTTATGAACGTATGCTTTCTTATTTGTATATCAGTAGAGGTATGTCGGTATATTATGCCGAAAGTCTTGAAAAAATTGGCGAAAATTTAAAAGAAGTAAAGCCTCATATTTTTGTGACAGTTCCCCGTTTACTTGAAAAGGTGTATGAAAAAATTGTGGCAACTGGTACTCAGTTAGAAGGAATTAAACGGGTGTTTTTCTTTTGGGCTCTTAAACTTGGCTTAAAATATGAACAACATGGAGCCAATGGTTGGTGGTACGAATTTCAATTAAAAATCGTAAATAAATTAGTTTTCAGTAAATGGCGGGAAGCCTTGGGCGGAAATATTGTAGCAATTGTTTCTGGTGGCTCAGCTCTTCAAATACCTTTAGCCCGTGTGTTTCACGCCGCGCGAATAAAAATATTAGAAGGTTATGGATTAACGGAAACATCACCAGTTGTCGCCGTAAATAATTATGCAGATGAAAACATAATGATTGGTACAGTTGGACCGATTGTCTCAAATGTGCAAGTAAAATTTTCTGATGAGGGAGAAATTTGCGTAAAAGGACCAAACGTGATGATGGGTTATTACAATCGGCCTGATTTAACCGCAGAAGTTATTGATTCAGATGGTTGGTTTCATACTGGAGACATCGGCACTTTGGTTGATAATAAATTTTTAAAAATTACCGATCGTAAAAAGGAAATGTTTAAAACCTCAGGAGGTAAATATATTACACCACAAATTACTGAGAATAAACTAAAAGGAAGCAGATTTATTGAACAAGCAATGGTAATTGGTGAAAACGAAAAGTTTCCTGCTGCCTTTGTTGTTCCAGCTTTCGCCTTTATAAAAACTTGGTGCGAAAAACACAACATCCCTTATACGAATTCATTCGATATTATTAAAAACGAACAAGTCAGAGCACGTGTTATGAAAGAAGTGGAAATAGTAAACAAAGATCTTTCGCAGCACGAACGTATAAAGAAAATAGAATTACTGTCTGACGAATGGACGATTGAAAAGGGAGAAATGACCCCAAAGTTATCATTAAAGCGTAAAATTATTTTAAATGGTAATAAGGATGCTTATGATAAAATTTATCGTTCGGAAAATGCACTTTAA
- a CDS encoding NAD(P)H-dependent flavin oxidoreductase, which yields MKDKNELNHLLKINFPIIMAPMFLVSNLEMMKAGIRAGIMSTFPSLNYRKDGELEKVLDELNAYCKLHSGSYGVNIIVQKSNPLSLKHTKICLEKQVPFFITSLGNPKDVIDGAHAYGGKVFCDVTNLVHAKKCVDVNCDGFIAVGQGAGGHAGPNPLQVLIPALKEIFPNTPIVAAGGITNGAGLLSVQVLGASGASIGTRFIASTEAGVNDNYKNAVVSSGMDDIVMTTKLSGTPCAVINNDAAKKMGYTQNWLEKWLSSNQQTKKWFKMLVQIRGMKKLEKSVLPNNYQSLWTAGKSSELVHDIISCEEIVNRIKQEHEKILKELSHLI from the coding sequence ATGAAAGACAAGAACGAGTTAAATCATTTGCTAAAAATTAATTTTCCGATTATTATGGCTCCTATGTTTTTAGTGAGCAATCTTGAAATGATGAAAGCAGGAATACGCGCAGGTATTATGTCCACTTTTCCATCATTAAACTACCGGAAAGACGGTGAACTTGAAAAGGTACTCGACGAACTTAATGCCTATTGTAAACTTCATAGTGGTAGTTATGGGGTTAACATCATTGTACAAAAATCAAATCCTTTGTCCCTTAAACATACAAAAATTTGTCTCGAAAAACAAGTTCCTTTTTTTATTACATCGTTAGGCAATCCTAAAGATGTGATTGATGGCGCTCATGCATACGGAGGAAAGGTATTCTGTGATGTTACCAACCTAGTGCATGCAAAAAAATGTGTAGATGTAAATTGCGATGGATTTATAGCTGTGGGTCAGGGTGCTGGTGGACATGCAGGACCAAACCCCTTGCAAGTTTTGATTCCAGCTCTCAAAGAAATTTTTCCGAATACGCCAATTGTTGCGGCAGGTGGTATTACTAATGGCGCCGGACTCTTATCGGTTCAGGTATTAGGTGCAAGTGGCGCATCGATTGGTACCCGCTTCATTGCAAGCACAGAAGCTGGTGTAAATGATAATTACAAAAATGCAGTAGTGAGCTCAGGAATGGACGATATTGTTATGACCACGAAGTTATCTGGCACCCCCTGCGCGGTTATTAATAACGATGCAGCAAAAAAAATGGGTTACACCCAAAACTGGCTTGAAAAATGGCTCAGTTCAAATCAACAAACAAAAAAATGGTTTAAAATGCTGGTTCAGATAAGAGGGATGAAAAAACTTGAAAAATCGGTACTACCTAACAATTACCAGAGTTTATGGACAGCTGGAAAATCATCTGAACTGGTTCACGACATTATTTCTTGTGAAGAAATTGTAAATCGTATTAAACAAGAACATGAGAAAATTCTGAAAGAACTGTCCCATTTAATTTAA
- a CDS encoding sensor histidine kinase encodes MQIRTKLTLQFIIVVILIILFGFSVVYYSSYTYIKDEFYQRLENKAKTSAEIFISVQQIDSTMQRILDRTQRDKLPYENISIYNDRNFEIYTSNDSLDFDIDKELFDEIKSTNRIEFEQGNFKILGIVYNDEQTHFVIFAGAMNEFGENKLIYLRNMLATLFVVIISIAAYSGWIYAGRALRPLSKVVDQVNALNADKLDTRLNLGKNNDEIGQLIKTFNTLLDRIENAFKLQKLFVSGASHELKNPLASITSQLQVSLINERSVDEYKGILGSILEDIKNLNRTTHDLMEYARLNYENVIQLSDLRIDDLLWFSRDYFQRTRPDYKVNIHLDSMPEDANKLLIKGNEALLTIAFTNLIDNACKFSANTTCNVFLLFSKDEDLLVRFTDTGIGLSKEESALVFEPFYRANSTSETKGNGIGLALTKKIIQLHNASISLETAKGKGTSFELSFNHLS; translated from the coding sequence ATGCAAATAAGAACAAAACTAACTCTGCAGTTTATAATCGTAGTAATTCTAATTATTCTTTTTGGATTTAGTGTTGTTTATTATTCTTCATATACATATATAAAGGACGAGTTTTACCAGCGTTTAGAAAATAAAGCCAAAACATCTGCTGAAATATTTATCTCTGTTCAGCAGATTGATTCAACCATGCAGCGCATCCTCGACAGGACGCAACGAGATAAGTTGCCCTATGAAAATATTAGTATCTACAATGATAGGAATTTTGAAATATACACGAGTAATGATTCATTAGACTTTGATATTGACAAAGAATTGTTTGATGAGATAAAGTCTACTAACAGAATAGAATTTGAACAGGGCAATTTTAAAATTTTGGGAATTGTATACAATGATGAGCAAACTCATTTTGTGATTTTTGCCGGTGCTATGAATGAGTTTGGAGAAAATAAACTTATTTATTTAAGAAATATGTTGGCTACACTTTTTGTTGTGATTATTTCAATAGCAGCATATAGTGGTTGGATATACGCTGGTAGAGCACTCAGACCACTTTCAAAAGTAGTTGATCAAGTAAATGCTTTAAATGCCGATAAACTGGACACGCGTTTAAACTTAGGTAAAAATAATGATGAAATTGGACAGTTGATTAAGACGTTCAATACACTTCTTGATCGTATAGAAAATGCTTTCAAATTGCAAAAGCTTTTTGTAAGCGGCGCCTCTCATGAATTGAAAAATCCACTCGCGTCAATTACTTCTCAATTACAGGTAAGTTTAATTAACGAGAGAAGTGTTGACGAATATAAAGGCATTCTCGGTTCTATTTTAGAAGATATAAAAAATTTAAACCGTACAACCCACGACTTAATGGAGTACGCGCGGTTGAATTATGAAAATGTAATTCAATTATCGGATTTACGAATAGATGATCTTTTATGGTTTAGTCGGGATTATTTTCAACGAACACGACCTGATTACAAAGTAAATATTCATCTGGATAGCATGCCCGAAGACGCGAATAAGCTTTTAATTAAAGGAAACGAAGCACTTTTAACAATAGCATTTACTAATTTAATAGATAACGCCTGCAAATTTAGTGCCAACACTACCTGTAATGTTTTTTTACTTTTTAGTAAGGATGAAGACCTGCTCGTAAGATTTACAGATACTGGAATAGGATTATCGAAAGAAGAAAGCGCCCTTGTGTTTGAACCTTTTTACCGAGCAAATTCTACTTCAGAAACAAAAGGTAATGGTATTGGTTTAGCGTTAACTAAAAAAATCATTCAGCTACATAATGCTTCCATTTCTTTAGAAACGGCTAAGGGTAAAGGAACGTCCTTTGAATTGTCTTTTAACCACTTGTCATAG
- a CDS encoding response regulator transcription factor: MKLLVVEDEVKTANILQKGLKEKGYEVQIAYDGEQALKLTNSQIFDLIITDIIIPKISGLEFCQKLRESRNFTPVIMLTALGLTSDKIKGFDAGSDDYLVKPFDFDELLARIKVSMNRTRNISGANKELVYSNVKLDLDSKEVRRDDKLIVLTAKEYALLEFFMRNKHRVVSKEEISEKVWDLNFDTGTNIIEVYVSYLRNKIDKDFPVKLIHTKKGIGYIFREEP, translated from the coding sequence ATGAAGTTGCTTGTAGTAGAAGACGAAGTTAAAACAGCTAATATCCTTCAGAAAGGATTGAAAGAAAAAGGCTATGAAGTTCAAATAGCTTATGATGGTGAGCAGGCGCTTAAACTTACCAATTCACAAATCTTTGATTTAATCATTACCGATATAATTATTCCTAAAATTAGTGGTTTAGAGTTTTGCCAAAAACTAAGAGAAAGTAGAAATTTCACACCCGTTATTATGCTTACAGCTTTGGGTTTAACTTCAGATAAGATTAAGGGCTTTGATGCTGGTAGTGATGATTATCTTGTGAAACCTTTTGATTTTGATGAGCTTTTAGCGCGCATTAAAGTTTCGATGAACAGAACAAGAAATATTTCTGGTGCAAACAAAGAATTAGTTTATTCGAATGTTAAGTTGGATTTAGATTCGAAAGAAGTGAGAAGGGATGATAAATTAATTGTGCTTACTGCTAAGGAGTACGCTTTATTAGAGTTTTTTATGCGAAATAAGCATAGGGTTGTTTCAAAAGAAGAAATATCGGAAAAGGTTTGGGATTTGAATTTTGATACCGGAACTAATATTATTGAAGTGTATGTTAGTTACCTAAGAAATAAAATTGATAAAGATTTTCCTGTAAAACTAATTCATACCAAAAAAGGTATAGGTTATATTTTTAGAGAAGAGCCTTAA